From one Catharus ustulatus isolate bCatUst1 chromosome 1, bCatUst1.pri.v2, whole genome shotgun sequence genomic stretch:
- the ANKRD46 gene encoding ankyrin repeat domain-containing protein 46, translating into MSYVFVNDSSQTNVPLLQACIDGDFNYSKRLLESGFDPNIRDSRGRTGLHLAAARGNVDICQLLHKFGADLLATDYQGNTALHLCGHVDTIQFLVSNGLKIDICNHQGATPLVLAKRRGVNKDVIRLLESLEEQEVKGFNRGAHSKLETMQTAESESAMESHSLLNPNLQQGEGVLSSFRTTWQEFVEDLGFWRVLLLIIVIALLSLGIAYYVSGVLPFVENQPELVH; encoded by the exons ATGTCCTACGTTTTTGTGAACGACTCCTCCCAGACAAATGTGCCTCTGCTGCAGGCTTGTATTGATGGAGATTTTAACTATTCCAAACGACTCTTAGAGAGTGGTTTCGACCCAAATATTCGTGACAGCCGAGGCCGAACTGGCCTtcacctggctgcagccagaggaAATGTAGACATCTGTCAACTCTTGCATAAATTTGGTGCTGACCTGCTAGCCACTGATTACCAGGGTAACACAGCCCTTCACCTGTGTGGGCATGTCGATACCATCCAGTTCCTAGTTTCTAATGGACTTAAAATTGATATTTG CAACCACCAAGGTGCAACACCGCTTGTTCTTGCCAAAAGAAGGGGTGTGAATAAAGATGTGATTAGACTGCTGGAGTCTTTAGAGGAGCAAGAGGTGAAAGGATTTAACAGAGGAGCTCACTCAAAGCTGGAGACAATGCAAACGGCTGAAAGTGAAAG TGCAATGGAAAGCCATTCCCTTCTTAATCCAAACCTACAGCAAGGTGAAGGAGTTCTCTCCAGTTTCCGCACAACGTGGCAAGAGTTTGTGGAAGACCTGGGCTTCTGGAGGGTGCTGCTCCTCATCATTGTCATTGCTCTTCTGTCCCTTGGGATAGCATATTATGTTAGTGGGGTGCTTCCTTTTGTAGAAAACCAGCCTGAACTGGTGCACTGA